A portion of the Etheostoma cragini isolate CJK2018 chromosome 13, CSU_Ecrag_1.0, whole genome shotgun sequence genome contains these proteins:
- the LOC117955543 gene encoding reticulon-4 receptor-like 1, which translates to MFRRGYGGVELLLVLCGLDLSLPCPRHCICYTSPSTVSCQAHNFHAVPEGIPAQSERVFLQNNKIQRLLRGHFSPTTTMLWLYSNNISYIQPSTFHGFDRLEELDLGDNRHLQAVASDTFLGLGRLHALHLYHCGLITLPPGIFAGLHNLQYLYLQDNQLEFLEDDLFIDLLNLSHLFLHGNKLWSLRQNTFRGLGVLDRLLLHQNRIQWVDRQAFHDLRRLTTLYLFNNSLTELSGSSLTVLPALEYLRLNDNPWECDCKALSLWDWLRRFRGSTSSLMCVSPPELAEKDLKMLKKEELPSCLSGERHAHGAPGGETEHGESLNHLNRHRNHHNHHQRPYLPHGDQHSLPPPSPLPRPPKGGRRNCTRRGRKTKGGVNEVQVLREEGEKDYTPDGGKYDLSGTARRKNKCIPRTSVGPPSGVQRANNKAGSHIADHIFCLPSALLLSLISVILR; encoded by the exons gTTATGGTGGGGTGGAGCTACTCTTGGTGCTGTGTGGCCTGGACCTCTCTCTGCCCTGCCCTCGCCACTGCATCTGCTACACTTCACCCAGCACTGTCTCCTGCCAGGCCCACAACTTCCATGCCGTGCCTGAGGGCATCCCTGCCCAGAGCGAGCGTGTCTTCCTGCAGAACAACAAGATCCAGCGGCTACTTCGAGGCCACTTCTCGCCCACCACAACCATGTTGTGGCTTTACTCTAACAACATCTCCTACATACAACCCTCCACCTTCCATGGTTTTGACCGCCTGGAGGAGCTTGATCTTGGGGACAACAGGCACCTCCAGGCCGTTGCGTCAGACACCTTCCTGGGCCTGGGTAGGCTACATGCCCTGCACCTTTACCACTGTGGCCTGATCACCCTGCCTCCAGGGATCTTTGCGGGCCTCCATAATCTCCAGTATCTCTACCTACAG GACAACCAGTTAGAGTTCCTGGAGGACGATCTGTTCATCGACCTCCTGAACCTCAGTCATCTTTTTCTTCATGGCAATAAACTATGGAGTCTTCGCCAAAACACTTTCCGCGGTCTGGGCGTCTTAGACCGCCTACTTCTCCACCAGAACCGAATCCAGTGGGTTGACCGCCAGGCTTTCCATGACTTGAGGCGCCTCACCACCCTGTACCTGTTTAACAACTCTTTGACTGAGCTATCCGGATCCAGCTTGACTGTACTGCCTGCCCTGGAGTACCTACGACTTAACGACAACCCCTGGGAGTGTGACTGCAAGGCGCTTTCACTTTGGGATTGGCTGCGGAGGTTCAGAGGCTCCACCTCCTCTCTGATGTGTGTTTCACCACCAGAGCTGGCAGAGAAGGACCTGAAAATGCTAAAGAAAGAGGAGCTGCCCAGTTGCTTGTCAGGAGAGCGTCATGCACATGGTGCCCCAGGTGGTGAGACGGAGCATGGGGAGTCTTTGAACCACCTGAATCGTCACAGAAACCATCACAACCACCATCAGCGGCCATACCTGCCCCACGGGGATCAGCACAGCTTGCCTCCACCCTCGCCCCTGCCGCGACCACCTAAAGGAGGCCGCAGAAACTGCACCCGCCGGGGCCGCAAGACCAAAGGGGGAGTCAATGAGGTGCAGGTACTACGGGAGGAGGGTGAAAAAGACTATACTCCAGATGGAGGTAAATATGACCTGTCTGGAACTGCTAGGAGGAAGAACAAGTGCATCCCCAGGACTTCTGTCGGCCCACCAAGTGGGGTCCAGAGAGCCAATAATAAAGCAGGGTCACACATTGCAGATCATATTTTCTGTTTACCATCAGCTCTGCTGCTGTCACTCATCTCTGTCATCCTACGCTGA